TTCTGTCCACCCGGTTCCGCGCTTGGCGGGTCGGCGGCTACAACGAGTACCTGTACACGTTCTTCAAGTGTCTGACCGAAGAACGGATCGCCTATGCCGACGGCTGGTTCGCCGAGACCCACGACGACTCCGCGTCGATCACTCTGGACGGCTGGGAGATTCAGCGACGCTGCCCGCACTTGAAGGCGGACCTGTCCAAGTTCGGGATCGTCGAGGGCACCACGCTGACCTGCAACCTGCACGGCTGGCAGTGGAATCTGGAGAACGGCCGCTGCTTGACCGCGCGCGGTCATCAGCTTCGAAGCGCCCGCCAATGAACGCCGACACCTACGACGACGGCCTGGTCCAACTGGACCGCGCGGCGATCACGCTGCGGCGCTACCACTTTCCGTCTGGAACCTCGAAAATCGTTACGCTGCAGCAGGTTCGCGGCTATAAGGCCGAACCGCTGGGGCTGATGCACCGGTTCCGCATCTGGGGCAGTTCTGACCTGCGCCGCTGGCTGCCGCTGGACATGAGCCGCCCGTTTCGCTCGACACTGGTCACTCTCGACGTACCCGGCACCCGGCCCAGTCCGGCGTTCACTCCGGCACGCGCGGACGAATTCACCGCGCTGCTGGACCGCCTGCTCGATGAGCGGGCCTGACGTTCCGCGAGCGCCGAGTGTGTGGGATATGCCTGCAAACGTGCCTATTCCTCTGCCTAACCCCCGCAGTCGGCGGGGCAGCTCAGCGTCCCGCGTCGGCCAATGCCTGCTGGGCTGCGTTGTACCCCGGGATGAACGTGATGCCGGGCCCGCCGTGGCATCCGGTGCTGGCCAGATACAGGCCGTCGACCGGGAGCGGCTGGCCGAGAAAGCCTTTCGGCCCGGGCCGGTTGGGGCCGACCTGGTTGGCGTGGAACAGCCCGTGGCAGTAGTCCCCGCCCGGCGCGCCGAACATCACGCCCATGTGCTTGGGCGTGAAGGTGGTGTGCCGGCTGATGCTGCGTTCGAAGTTGGGCGCCAACCGGGTGATCTTGTCGATCACCCGTTGGCCCATCTCGACCTTCGCCGCGCCGTAATCCACGTCGCCTTCGATCGGGAACCATAACGCGAATGCCGACGCGGCATGCTTGCCGGGCGGCGCGAGGTCGGGATCGTTCTGCGAGGGCACCTGGAAGACGACCGTCGGGTCGGCGGGCACAATGCCGCGCCGGCAGTCCTCCCACTGCCGCTGGACTTCTTCGGGCGTACTGAAGATCCCGATCGACGCCTGCATGCTCGGATCGTTGAGCATTTCGTACGGAGCGACGAATTCCGGTGCTTCGTCCAAGGCGAAGTGCATCTGAATGTAGCTGCCGCGGTGATCGATTCGGGTGTAGCGCTCGCGGATATCGGCGGACAAGGCCGCCGGGTCGACCAATTCGTTGACGGTGACGTCGGGCGCCAGCGCCGAGATGACGATCGGCGCCGTGACCGTCTCGCCGGCCTCGGTACGCACCCCGCCGACCTTTCCATCGTCTACCACGATCTCGGTGACCTTGGAGCGCAACCGGAGCTCGCCGCCCTCGCGCTCCAGCATGTCGACCAGATGTGAGGTGAGCGCGCCGATTCCACCGCGCAGTTTCTTCATCTGCATGGTGGCGCCCTCGGGGACGCCGAGCCCGAAGGCCAGCGCGGCGGCGCTGCCCGGGGTTTCCGGCCCGCGATAGAGGGTGTTGACCGCGAGGACGGTCATCGAGCCACGCAGCGCGCCGTGCTTTTCGCGGTCGGGTAGGTACCGGTCGAGCACGTCGGTGACCGAACCGAACAACATCTCGTCGATCGCGGAGCGTTCGAATTCGTTGGTGGCGCAGGCATACATCTCGTCGAGGGTTTTCGGCGGCGCGCCGGCGTCGAAGCGTCCGAGCGCCCGCGTCGGCGCCATCGCCCAAGCCATCAGTCCCGCCATGCCGTTGACCGCCTCGGCACCGTGCACCTCGTTGAGGTGGGTGAACAGCTTGATCGGGTCGCTGTACTGGATCATCGGGTCATCCCCGACCCCGCGCAGTGCCACCGACATCACGTCCAGGTCGATGGTGGGAATGGTGTCCAGGCCGAGTTGCTCGCGGACCACGGGCGCGGTGGGAAACTGCACCGAGCCGGCGATCTCGAAGTGATAGCCGTCGAACAACTCCACGGTCGACGCCATCCCGCCCGCGTAGAGCTTCGATTCCAGGCACAGCGTCCGCAGGCCGGCCTTCTGCAACAGCACCGCCGCGGCCAGGCCGTTGTGTCCGGCACCAATCACGATCGCGTCGTAGTCGGTCATCTGCTCACACCTTCCCGCTGTAGTGAGCAGGCTGGCAGTAATGCGCGGTTTTGTCAATTATGACAAAACTTGATCCGGCCACGCCTCGGTGATTCCGGTCCTGAGCGTCTCGAGAGCGAGGTGGCAGACGCGAGCCAACTCTCCTAGCGACCGGTCGTCACCGAGCATCCAGACTTCCATCGCCCCGAAGACCGCGGCGGCGATGCAGCGCGCCGTCACGGCGAAGCGCACCCGTTGGTCGGCGGCGAGATCGGTGGCGCCGCTGCGGCGCTGCAACTGGGTCGCAATGGCGTCGGCGAAATCGGCTTGCACGTCCTGGATGTGCCGCACGATGCGGCCGGGGTCGATCTCGTGATCGCGCAGTGCAGCGATTTTGGCAACGGCGTCAACGTCATACGGGAACGCGAAGATCGCCGCCTGCACCGAGTCGACGATCGGTTCGGTCACCGGCCGGTCGTTCAGCGCCGCACGGAACCAGTTCAGCCCGGAGTAATCGGCGAACAGCAGATCGTGCTTGGACGAGAAATGGCGATAGAACGTGCGCAGCGTGACCCCCGCATCCGCGGCGATCTGCTCGGCCGACGTGTCCTCGACGCCTTGGGCCAAGAATCGC
This genomic stretch from Mycobacterium paraterrae harbors:
- a CDS encoding phytoene desaturase family protein translates to MTDYDAIVIGAGHNGLAAAVLLQKAGLRTLCLESKLYAGGMASTVELFDGYHFEIAGSVQFPTAPVVREQLGLDTIPTIDLDVMSVALRGVGDDPMIQYSDPIKLFTHLNEVHGAEAVNGMAGLMAWAMAPTRALGRFDAGAPPKTLDEMYACATNEFERSAIDEMLFGSVTDVLDRYLPDREKHGALRGSMTVLAVNTLYRGPETPGSAAALAFGLGVPEGATMQMKKLRGGIGALTSHLVDMLEREGGELRLRSKVTEIVVDDGKVGGVRTEAGETVTAPIVISALAPDVTVNELVDPAALSADIRERYTRIDHRGSYIQMHFALDEAPEFVAPYEMLNDPSMQASIGIFSTPEEVQRQWEDCRRGIVPADPTVVFQVPSQNDPDLAPPGKHAASAFALWFPIEGDVDYGAAKVEMGQRVIDKITRLAPNFERSISRHTTFTPKHMGVMFGAPGGDYCHGLFHANQVGPNRPGPKGFLGQPLPVDGLYLASTGCHGGPGITFIPGYNAAQQALADAGR
- a CDS encoding TetR/AcrR family transcriptional regulator: MIRPAQTARSERTREALRQAALVRFLAQGVEDTSAEQIAADAGVTLRTFYRHFSSKHDLLFADYSGLNWFRAALNDRPVTEPIVDSVQAAIFAFPYDVDAVAKIAALRDHEIDPGRIVRHIQDVQADFADAIATQLQRRSGATDLAADQRVRFAVTARCIAAAVFGAMEVWMLGDDRSLGELARVCHLALETLRTGITEAWPDQVLS